A single Marinobacter sp. es.042 DNA region contains:
- the panB gene encoding 3-methyl-2-oxobutanoate hydroxymethyltransferase has product MAVTINTLREFKQKGEAFAALTSYDATFSQVVSEAGVHVILIGDSLGMVLQGHDSTLPVTMDQMVYHVSCVAKGNRGSLIMADMPFMSYGTVESALENAAELMRAGAHMVKLEGTDWMKETITALTERAVPVCAHLGLTPQFVNKFGGYKVQGRDEKAAEMMIEHACELEAAGADIILLECVPAPLAARIAQAVKAPVIGIGAGPDTDGQILVLHDMLGITTGRKPRFVKNFLAETDSVQEALQAYVKAVGERSFPAEEHTFKA; this is encoded by the coding sequence ATGGCTGTTACCATCAATACCCTGCGTGAGTTCAAGCAGAAGGGCGAAGCCTTCGCTGCCCTTACCTCCTATGACGCCACCTTTTCCCAGGTGGTCAGTGAAGCGGGCGTTCACGTAATCCTTATCGGCGACTCCCTCGGGATGGTGCTTCAGGGGCATGACAGCACCCTGCCGGTGACCATGGACCAGATGGTGTATCACGTCAGCTGCGTGGCCAAAGGAAACCGTGGGTCCCTGATCATGGCCGACATGCCCTTCATGAGCTACGGCACGGTCGAGTCTGCCCTGGAGAACGCAGCGGAACTGATGCGAGCGGGCGCACACATGGTAAAACTCGAGGGTACGGACTGGATGAAAGAAACCATTACCGCTCTGACCGAGCGCGCCGTGCCCGTATGCGCACACCTGGGCCTGACGCCGCAGTTCGTCAATAAATTTGGCGGCTACAAGGTCCAGGGCCGTGACGAGAAAGCGGCGGAGATGATGATCGAGCACGCCTGCGAGCTGGAAGCCGCCGGAGCCGATATCATACTGCTGGAGTGCGTTCCCGCGCCGCTGGCGGCACGCATCGCCCAGGCCGTCAAAGCACCGGTCATCGGCATAGGTGCCGGGCCAGACACCGACGGACAGATTCTGGTGTTGCACGATATGCTGGGCATTACCACTGGCCGTAAGCCACGATTCGTCAAGAACTTCCTGGCTGAAACAGATTCGGTACAGGAAGCCCTCCAGGCCTATGTGAAAGCCGTAGGCGAGCGTTCATTCCCCGCTGAGGAGCATACGTTCAAGGCATGA
- the panC gene encoding pantoate--beta-alanine ligase, with protein sequence MRTVHSLKELRTILRGYRQQGKTIGLVPTMGNLHEGHISLVRKAAEMADVVVTSIFVNPMQFGAGEDLETYPRTLAEDQDKLASAGNTLVFAPSAEEIYPEGLASQTQVVVPDVSDGHCGASRPGHFEGVATVVTMLFNMVQPDFAVFGEKDFQQLAVIRKMVRDLMIPVDVVGGPTVREDDGLAKSSRNGYLTPQERQIAPAVYQTLQATAAKITDGRTDFQALESEAEQNLGDAGLRPDYFNIVNSQTLKPATAEDREITILTAAFLGTTRLIDNLSLTR encoded by the coding sequence ATGAGAACCGTACATTCTTTAAAAGAATTGAGAACCATCCTCCGCGGCTACCGGCAGCAGGGCAAAACCATCGGTCTGGTACCCACCATGGGCAACCTGCACGAGGGCCATATCTCCCTCGTGCGCAAAGCAGCGGAAATGGCGGATGTGGTGGTTACCAGCATCTTCGTGAACCCGATGCAGTTCGGGGCCGGCGAAGATCTTGAGACCTACCCGAGAACCCTGGCTGAAGACCAGGACAAGCTCGCCTCGGCCGGTAACACACTGGTATTCGCGCCCTCCGCAGAGGAAATCTATCCGGAAGGGCTGGCAAGTCAGACCCAGGTGGTTGTGCCGGATGTCAGCGATGGCCACTGTGGCGCCAGTCGCCCGGGTCACTTCGAGGGCGTAGCCACGGTGGTCACCATGCTGTTCAATATGGTTCAGCCGGACTTTGCTGTATTCGGCGAGAAGGATTTTCAGCAACTGGCCGTGATCCGGAAAATGGTCCGGGATCTGATGATCCCCGTGGATGTGGTGGGCGGCCCCACGGTGAGAGAGGACGACGGCCTGGCGAAAAGCTCGCGCAATGGTTACCTGACGCCCCAGGAACGGCAAATCGCGCCGGCGGTCTACCAGACCCTGCAGGCCACGGCGGCCAAGATCACCGATGGTCGTACAGACTTCCAGGCCCTGGAAAGCGAAGCTGAGCAAAATCTCGGGGACGCAGGGCTCAGGCCGGATTACTTCAATATCGTCAACAGTCAGACACTCAAACCGGCGACGGCTGAGGATCGGGAGATTACCATCCTGACGGCAGCTTTCCTGGGCACCACCCGCTTGATCGATAACCTGTCCCTGACCCGATAA
- the pgi gene encoding glucose-6-phosphate isomerase: protein MPAHPAVLTSKPEWQTLKEQRQRLDGVLMKDLFNRDPGRAKRYFIEGAGLSLDFSKNRITDEVLDALLALASSCNLEARREALLSGKRANVTEDRPALHTALRNPGTDAITVDGEDVVAEVQRTLQRMETLVEEVLGQHRTGYTGKPFTDVVSIGIGGSYLGPKLVGEALQPYAQAGVRCHYVANIDGTEICEALRQVNPETTLFLIQSKSFRTQETLENSKVAKQWFLDHCGNEQAVSQHFMAVTANVPAAQDFGIDPENVFPMWDWVGGRYSLWSAIGLPIAFSVGMANFRALLAGAHAMDQHFREAPLAANLPVVMAMLGIWYNNFWGAETHAILPYDHYLRSLPDHLQQLDMESNGKSVTQAGTPLAWQSGPVIWGGVGANGQHAYHQLIHQGTRLIPADFIIPLKTHNPVATHHADLFANCLSQSRAMMAGKSLEEARAELKAEGRNESQIDQLAPHKVIPGNKPSNTLTMEKVTPETVGALIALYEHRTFVQGVIWDVDSFDQWGVELGKQLGKGILPRLLGEGGDTQACDSSTDHLIELFRSTGSV, encoded by the coding sequence ATGCCCGCACATCCTGCAGTACTGACCTCGAAACCCGAATGGCAGACACTGAAGGAGCAACGGCAACGCCTGGACGGCGTTCTCATGAAGGACCTGTTCAATCGGGATCCCGGGCGGGCAAAGCGCTATTTCATTGAAGGCGCAGGGCTGTCACTGGATTTTTCCAAGAATCGGATCACTGACGAAGTGCTCGACGCGCTTCTGGCGCTGGCCAGCAGCTGTAACCTGGAAGCAAGGCGGGAGGCCTTGCTCAGCGGAAAGAGAGCCAACGTTACCGAAGATCGCCCTGCCCTGCACACGGCATTGCGCAACCCGGGAACCGACGCCATCACCGTTGACGGCGAAGACGTGGTCGCCGAGGTGCAGCGCACCCTGCAACGCATGGAAACCCTGGTGGAGGAGGTGTTGGGCCAACACCGCACCGGGTACACCGGCAAGCCTTTCACCGATGTGGTAAGCATCGGTATCGGCGGCTCCTACCTGGGCCCGAAGCTGGTGGGCGAAGCGCTTCAACCCTACGCCCAGGCCGGCGTTCGCTGCCATTACGTGGCCAACATTGACGGCACCGAGATTTGCGAGGCACTGCGCCAGGTCAATCCGGAAACCACTCTGTTCCTGATCCAGTCCAAGTCATTCCGCACCCAGGAAACCCTCGAGAACAGCAAAGTCGCGAAACAGTGGTTTCTTGATCATTGCGGGAATGAACAGGCGGTTTCGCAGCATTTCATGGCCGTGACGGCCAATGTGCCGGCGGCGCAGGACTTCGGCATCGATCCGGAGAACGTCTTCCCGATGTGGGACTGGGTCGGCGGCCGTTATTCACTGTGGTCAGCCATCGGCCTGCCCATTGCCTTCAGCGTTGGCATGGCCAACTTCCGGGCCCTGCTGGCCGGCGCCCATGCCATGGACCAGCACTTTCGTGAAGCGCCGCTGGCGGCGAATCTGCCGGTGGTGATGGCCATGCTGGGCATCTGGTACAACAATTTCTGGGGTGCCGAGACCCATGCGATCCTGCCCTACGATCACTACCTGCGCAGCCTGCCAGACCACCTCCAGCAGCTGGATATGGAAAGCAACGGCAAGAGCGTTACGCAAGCGGGCACCCCACTTGCCTGGCAGTCCGGCCCGGTCATCTGGGGCGGCGTCGGTGCCAATGGCCAGCACGCCTACCACCAGTTGATCCATCAGGGCACCCGCCTGATTCCGGCAGACTTCATCATACCCCTGAAAACCCACAATCCGGTGGCCACCCATCACGCCGACCTGTTTGCCAACTGCCTAAGCCAGTCCAGGGCCATGATGGCCGGGAAATCACTGGAAGAAGCCAGGGCCGAACTGAAAGCTGAAGGGCGGAATGAAAGCCAGATTGACCAGCTTGCGCCACACAAGGTGATCCCCGGCAACAAGCCAAGCAACACCCTGACCATGGAGAAGGTAACCCCGGAGACTGTGGGCGCGTTGATCGCGCTCTACGAGCACAGAACCTTTGTGCAGGGGGTTATCTGGGACGTGGATTCGTTTGACCAGTGGGGTGTGGAACTCGGCAAGCAACTGGGTAAAGGCATCCTGCCGCGTCTATTGGGCGAGGGAGGTGACACCCAGGCCTGCGACAGCTCGACCGATCACCTCATTGAGCTGTTCCGCTCAACCGGCAGCGTGTGA
- the folK gene encoding 2-amino-4-hydroxy-6-hydroxymethyldihydropteridine diphosphokinase — MAATVRVYISIGSNVDRERYVRAALDALSAWFGELIISPVYDSEAVGFDGSPFLNLVVGVDTSLSVAELSKRFKQLEADNGRRRDVPKFSARTLDLDILTYGSAVGCIDGVELPRGEILKNAFVLRPLADIAPEAQHPVCGKTYGQLWREYNTGQKLWPVGFNWQGRQISHAAG; from the coding sequence ATGGCAGCGACCGTTCGGGTTTATATCAGTATTGGCAGCAATGTCGACAGGGAACGCTACGTCAGGGCAGCGCTCGATGCACTGTCGGCATGGTTTGGCGAGCTGATCATCTCCCCGGTCTACGACAGCGAAGCGGTCGGGTTTGATGGCTCGCCCTTCCTGAACCTCGTAGTGGGCGTGGATACGTCCCTGTCGGTTGCCGAGCTTTCGAAGCGTTTCAAACAGTTGGAGGCGGATAACGGCCGGCGTCGGGATGTGCCTAAATTCAGTGCGCGAACGCTGGACCTCGATATTCTCACCTATGGCAGTGCCGTCGGGTGCATCGATGGCGTTGAACTGCCAAGGGGTGAAATCCTGAAAAACGCTTTCGTGCTTCGGCCACTGGCCGACATAGCGCCTGAAGCGCAGCACCCGGTGTGCGGCAAAACCTATGGCCAGCTATGGCGGGAGTATAATACCGGCCAGAAGCTCTGGCCGGTGGGCTTCAACTGGCAGGGTCGGCAGATTTCACACGCTGCCGGTTGA
- the folB gene encoding dihydroneopterin aldolase: MADTVLIEGLVVETVVGVYDWEREVTQNLVIDLEMAWDNRVPGRTDDVADALDYAAVSARVETCLQALRPQLLEHGAEVLAKALQDEFGITWLRLAIRKPGAVPAAQAVGVQIERGVR, from the coding sequence TTGGCAGACACTGTATTGATCGAAGGCCTCGTTGTGGAAACTGTGGTCGGCGTTTATGACTGGGAGCGGGAAGTCACCCAGAACCTGGTGATCGATCTGGAAATGGCCTGGGATAACCGGGTGCCGGGTCGAACAGACGATGTCGCCGATGCCCTGGATTATGCGGCCGTCAGTGCCCGGGTGGAGACCTGTCTGCAGGCACTCAGGCCGCAACTGCTTGAGCACGGCGCTGAGGTGCTCGCCAAAGCCTTGCAGGATGAATTTGGCATCACGTGGCTTCGGTTGGCGATACGCAAGCCGGGCGCCGTACCTGCGGCACAGGCGGTGGGTGTGCAAATCGAGAGGGGAGTCCGGTGA
- the plsY gene encoding glycerol-3-phosphate 1-O-acyltransferase PlsY: MFPSDPVLTVLLCAAAYLAGSVLFALPVCQLLKLPDPRAQGSGNPGATNVYRTGGWPPALLTLALDAAKGWLPVWLAHAAGLSVMVQAVVALFAVTGHMIPIFYRFKGGKGVATALGAGLALAPVTTLLMAAIWMLVIWRWRISALASLIAIVCGPLISAFLEPETLPLFGLLALLIVVRHRNNLIRLAQGREAGL; the protein is encoded by the coding sequence ATGTTTCCCAGTGACCCGGTTTTAACGGTTTTACTCTGCGCCGCCGCTTACCTGGCAGGCTCGGTGCTGTTTGCCCTGCCGGTCTGCCAACTTTTGAAACTCCCGGACCCACGGGCGCAGGGTTCGGGCAATCCCGGCGCCACGAATGTCTACCGAACCGGCGGGTGGCCGCCAGCGCTACTCACGCTTGCGCTGGATGCGGCGAAAGGCTGGTTACCCGTTTGGCTGGCCCATGCCGCCGGTCTTTCCGTAATGGTTCAGGCTGTCGTTGCCCTGTTCGCCGTCACCGGCCACATGATCCCGATCTTCTATCGATTCAAGGGTGGAAAAGGGGTCGCGACGGCGCTCGGGGCCGGTCTTGCGCTGGCGCCGGTCACAACGCTGCTGATGGCCGCTATCTGGATGCTGGTGATCTGGCGCTGGCGAATATCCGCCCTCGCCTCACTGATAGCCATTGTCTGCGGCCCGCTGATCAGCGCCTTCCTTGAACCGGAAACCCTGCCACTGTTCGGCCTGCTCGCACTTTTGATTGTGGTTCGCCACCGCAACAACCTCATCCGGCTCGCCCAGGGACGGGAAGCCGGACTTTAA
- the tsaD gene encoding tRNA (adenosine(37)-N6)-threonylcarbamoyltransferase complex transferase subunit TsaD yields MLILGIETSCDETGVALYDTEAGLLGHALFSQIDMHADYGGVVPELASRDHVRKLLPLCDQVLSDAGKGRADIEGIAYTAGPGLVGALMVGGAVAHSLGFALGVPVLGVHHMEGHLLAPMLEDNPPAFPFVALLVSGGHTQLVRVDGIGEYEMLGESVDDAAGEAFDKTAKMLGLDYPGGPRVAALAAKGTEGRYRFPRPMTDRPGLDFSFSGLKTFTLNTVNAAREAEGLTDQTRADIALAFEAAVVDTLTIKCRRALEQTGCKRLVIAGGVSANKRLRAGLEKMADKLKAHVFYARPEFCTDNGAMIAYAGAQRMKAGQQDGERIVAVPRWPMNTLPPINEPRSTGLVD; encoded by the coding sequence ATGCTGATTCTAGGTATCGAAACCTCTTGCGATGAGACTGGCGTAGCGCTTTACGACACCGAAGCGGGCCTGCTGGGGCACGCCCTGTTCAGCCAGATCGACATGCATGCCGATTACGGGGGTGTCGTCCCTGAACTGGCGTCCCGGGACCACGTTCGCAAGCTCCTGCCCCTGTGCGATCAGGTGCTTTCGGATGCTGGTAAAGGTCGTGCCGATATAGAGGGCATTGCCTACACTGCGGGTCCGGGCCTGGTCGGCGCGCTCATGGTTGGGGGCGCGGTTGCCCATTCACTGGGGTTTGCCCTGGGTGTGCCGGTGCTCGGTGTGCATCACATGGAGGGCCACCTTCTGGCGCCCATGCTGGAGGATAATCCACCTGCGTTTCCCTTCGTTGCACTACTTGTTTCGGGTGGCCATACCCAGTTGGTAAGGGTTGATGGCATTGGTGAATACGAAATGCTGGGAGAATCAGTAGACGACGCCGCTGGTGAGGCCTTCGACAAGACCGCCAAGATGCTCGGTCTGGACTACCCGGGTGGCCCGCGGGTGGCAGCGCTGGCGGCAAAAGGCACAGAGGGCCGTTATCGGTTCCCGAGGCCGATGACTGACCGTCCCGGCCTGGATTTCAGCTTCAGCGGCCTGAAAACCTTCACGCTCAATACCGTGAATGCTGCTCGTGAGGCGGAGGGGCTGACAGACCAGACCCGCGCGGATATTGCCCTGGCGTTCGAGGCCGCCGTGGTCGATACGCTCACTATCAAATGCCGCCGGGCCCTGGAACAGACAGGCTGCAAGCGGCTGGTCATAGCCGGGGGGGTGAGCGCCAATAAACGGTTACGGGCGGGCCTGGAAAAAATGGCCGACAAACTCAAAGCCCACGTTTTCTACGCCCGGCCGGAATTCTGTACGGATAACGGTGCAATGATCGCCTACGCCGGTGCCCAGCGCATGAAGGCCGGCCAGCAGGACGGCGAGCGGATTGTGGCAGTGCCCCGGTGGCCAATGAACACGCTGCCGCCCATTAACGAACCTCGTTCAACCGGTCTGGTGGACTGA
- the rpsU gene encoding 30S ribosomal protein S21 has translation MPAVKVKENEPFDVALRRFKRSCEKAGVLSEVRRREHYEKPTAVRKRKAAAAVKRHLKKLQREQRKFERLY, from the coding sequence ATGCCAGCTGTTAAAGTGAAAGAGAATGAACCGTTTGACGTAGCACTGCGTCGCTTCAAGCGTTCCTGCGAAAAAGCGGGTGTACTTTCCGAAGTACGTCGTCGTGAGCACTACGAGAAGCCGACCGCTGTTCGTAAGCGCAAAGCAGCCGCTGCCGTTAAGCGTCATCTCAAGAAGCTTCAGCGGGAACAGCGCAAGTTCGAGCGTCTGTACTAA
- the dnaG gene encoding DNA primase, producing the protein MSGLIPQQFVENLLDRIDLAELIGSRITLKKAGANYKACCPFHDEKTPSFNVRPDKGFYHCFGCGAHGDAISFVREFEGLGFTEAVEELAKRVGLEVPYDRAAKQEIQQARTLTDALDFASRFYQTALKGQQGAYARDYLQQRGLDNAIIEQYQVGYAPSTGTALFDVASKDLQGPLIETGTVSDKYGKPRDLFRNRVMFPIRNSRGRTVAFGGRTLGDDKAKYINSPESDVFHKSREIYGLFEAKQAIRQLDKLLVVEGYMDVIALAQHGIHYAVATLGTATNQDSLTALLKQVRHIVFCFDGDQAGFRAADRAMENALELMADGLHLQFLMLPQDEDPDTLVRKEGPEAFQKRIEGATPLSRYLFDRQSEGLDLQLPEHRGELRARAEPLLNKMPRSTLRDAMWHEMLRLCGGRSQWQSRQQGQKGRWNGERRDRVSEDRIDVKLSKDSILCLALLEAPDLATEVTELARSSRQFNQARSFAEWILENDIRDRKTLVRTLALDTGARERFYHLFDGIEHIPARESTLAAARELLSPNEEASRQQRLATLLRNLSNLTSEERQELRALSSGTGD; encoded by the coding sequence ATGAGCGGACTGATCCCTCAACAGTTTGTTGAAAACCTGCTGGATCGTATCGACCTGGCGGAACTGATCGGTTCACGCATCACGCTCAAGAAGGCCGGCGCTAACTACAAGGCCTGTTGCCCGTTCCACGACGAGAAAACACCCTCGTTCAACGTTCGGCCGGACAAAGGCTTCTATCATTGTTTCGGGTGCGGCGCCCATGGCGATGCCATCAGCTTTGTCAGGGAGTTTGAAGGCCTGGGTTTCACCGAGGCGGTCGAGGAGCTTGCCAAGCGGGTTGGTCTCGAAGTGCCCTACGACCGGGCCGCAAAACAGGAAATCCAGCAGGCGCGAACGCTGACCGATGCACTGGATTTTGCCAGTCGCTTCTATCAAACAGCACTCAAAGGCCAGCAAGGTGCCTACGCCCGGGACTACCTGCAACAACGGGGTCTGGATAACGCCATCATCGAGCAGTACCAGGTGGGCTATGCGCCCTCCACCGGCACGGCGCTGTTTGATGTTGCCAGCAAGGACCTGCAGGGTCCGCTGATTGAAACCGGCACGGTTTCCGACAAGTACGGCAAACCCAGGGACCTGTTCCGCAACCGGGTGATGTTCCCGATTCGCAATAGCCGGGGCAGAACCGTGGCATTCGGCGGCCGCACCCTGGGCGACGACAAGGCGAAATACATCAACTCCCCGGAGTCGGATGTGTTTCACAAGAGCCGCGAGATTTACGGGCTTTTCGAGGCCAAACAGGCCATCCGGCAACTGGACAAGCTGCTGGTGGTTGAAGGCTACATGGATGTGATCGCCCTCGCCCAGCACGGCATTCACTATGCGGTTGCGACGCTGGGCACAGCAACGAACCAGGACAGCCTCACAGCGCTATTGAAGCAGGTCAGACACATCGTGTTCTGCTTTGACGGCGACCAGGCGGGCTTCCGGGCCGCGGACAGGGCCATGGAAAACGCACTGGAACTGATGGCCGATGGCCTTCACCTCCAGTTCCTGATGCTGCCGCAGGACGAGGACCCCGACACCCTCGTGCGCAAGGAGGGGCCGGAAGCGTTCCAGAAGCGCATTGAAGGGGCAACGCCCCTGTCCCGCTATCTGTTTGACCGGCAGAGTGAAGGGCTGGACCTGCAACTGCCAGAGCACCGGGGCGAATTGCGAGCCAGGGCCGAACCGCTGCTCAACAAGATGCCCAGAAGCACCCTCCGGGATGCCATGTGGCACGAGATGCTCCGCCTTTGTGGTGGCCGGAGCCAGTGGCAGAGCCGCCAACAGGGGCAGAAAGGGCGCTGGAACGGCGAGCGACGGGATCGGGTTTCCGAAGATCGGATCGATGTGAAACTCAGCAAGGACAGCATTCTGTGCCTTGCCCTGCTGGAAGCACCGGACCTGGCCACCGAAGTCACCGAGCTGGCCCGCAGTTCCCGGCAATTCAATCAGGCCCGGAGTTTTGCCGAATGGATTCTGGAAAACGACATCCGGGACAGGAAAACCCTGGTGCGCACGCTGGCACTGGACACGGGCGCTCGTGAGCGCTTCTACCACCTGTTTGACGGGATCGAGCATATCCCTGCGCGGGAAAGCACACTGGCCGCCGCCCGTGAGCTTCTGAGTCCGAACGAAGAGGCATCCCGCCAGCAGAGGCTTGCCACACTATTGAGAAATCTGTCGAACCTCACAAGCGAGGAACGACAGGAGCTGAGAGCCCTGAGCAGCGGCACCGGGGACTAG
- the rpoD gene encoding RNA polymerase sigma factor RpoD: MSGNSQKSRLKDLIARGKEQGYLTYAEVNDHLPEDIADPDQVEDIIRMINDMGIQVCEETPDADTLLMTEGDSTADEAAAAEAAAALAAVETDAGRTTDPVRMYMREMGTVELLTREGEIVIAKRIEEGIRDVMAAVAHFPGTAGTVIQAYDRILENEGRISDIVTGFLDPDDAEPFMGEDTTPESSDDSDSDSDDDDDSSEEETDNGPDPEETRLRFELLNEKLEAANKALAKHGRSDKKTQEALNELGQVFAPFKLANKAFDELVNVVRSTNDLVRENERAIMQICVRECKMPRKDFIKSFPGNETNLDWADKIAKSKKPYAAPLAERIDEVVRLQKRIQNVQTEVDLDVADIKEINRRVSIGEAKARRAKKEMVEANLRLVISIAKKYTNRGLQFLDLIQEGNIGLMKAVDKFEYRRGYKFSTYATWWIRQAITRSIADQARTIRIPVHMIETINKLNRISRQMLQEMGREPTPEELGERMEMPEDKIRKVLKIAKEPISMETPIGDDEDSHLGDFIEDIQALSPVDSATAEGLREATRSVLAGLTARESKVLRMRFGIEMNTDHTLEEVGKQFDVTRERIRQIEAKALRKLRHPSRSDHLRGFIDDQGNQG; the protein is encoded by the coding sequence ATGTCAGGCAATTCGCAAAAATCACGTTTGAAAGACCTCATTGCACGAGGCAAGGAACAAGGTTACCTGACTTACGCCGAGGTAAACGACCACCTCCCGGAAGACATCGCCGATCCGGATCAGGTCGAAGACATCATTCGCATGATTAACGACATGGGTATCCAGGTGTGCGAAGAAACACCGGACGCCGATACCCTGCTGATGACCGAGGGCGACTCCACCGCTGACGAAGCCGCCGCAGCCGAAGCCGCTGCCGCTCTGGCCGCTGTTGAGACCGACGCCGGCCGCACTACGGATCCCGTCCGCATGTACATGCGCGAAATGGGCACCGTCGAACTGCTGACTCGCGAGGGCGAAATCGTCATTGCCAAGCGCATCGAGGAAGGCATTCGCGATGTGATGGCCGCCGTTGCCCACTTCCCGGGCACGGCTGGCACCGTTATCCAGGCCTACGACCGCATTCTCGAAAACGAAGGCCGTATCAGCGACATCGTAACCGGCTTCCTGGATCCGGACGACGCCGAGCCGTTCATGGGTGAAGACACCACACCCGAAAGCTCTGATGATTCCGACTCGGATTCAGACGATGACGACGACTCCTCGGAAGAAGAAACCGATAACGGCCCGGATCCGGAAGAGACCCGGCTCCGGTTCGAACTGCTCAACGAAAAGCTGGAGGCCGCCAACAAGGCCCTGGCCAAGCACGGTCGGTCCGACAAGAAAACCCAGGAAGCCCTGAACGAGCTGGGCCAGGTTTTCGCACCGTTCAAACTCGCCAACAAGGCCTTTGACGAGCTGGTGAACGTGGTTCGCTCCACCAACGACCTGGTTCGTGAAAATGAACGCGCGATCATGCAGATCTGTGTTCGCGAGTGCAAAATGCCCCGCAAGGACTTCATCAAGTCGTTCCCGGGCAACGAGACCAACCTGGACTGGGCCGACAAAATTGCCAAGAGCAAGAAGCCTTACGCAGCGCCCTTGGCCGAGCGTATCGACGAAGTCGTTCGCCTGCAGAAGCGCATCCAAAACGTACAGACTGAAGTGGATCTGGACGTTGCCGACATCAAGGAAATCAACCGTCGGGTTTCCATCGGTGAAGCCAAGGCTCGCCGCGCCAAGAAAGAGATGGTTGAGGCCAACCTGCGTCTGGTTATTTCCATTGCCAAGAAATACACCAATCGCGGCCTGCAGTTCCTGGACCTGATCCAGGAGGGCAATATCGGCCTGATGAAGGCCGTCGACAAGTTCGAGTACCGTCGGGGCTACAAGTTCTCGACCTACGCCACCTGGTGGATTCGTCAGGCTATCACCCGCTCTATCGCGGACCAGGCCCGCACCATCCGTATTCCGGTGCACATGATCGAGACCATCAACAAGCTCAACCGCATCTCCCGCCAGATGTTGCAGGAGATGGGTCGCGAACCCACGCCGGAAGAACTGGGCGAGCGCATGGAAATGCCTGAGGACAAGATCCGCAAGGTATTGAAGATCGCCAAAGAGCCGATCTCCATGGAGACTCCGATTGGTGACGACGAAGACAGCCATCTGGGCGACTTCATCGAAGATATCCAGGCCCTCTCCCCGGTGGATTCCGCCACCGCCGAAGGTCTGCGCGAAGCCACCCGCTCGGTACTGGCCGGCCTCACCGCCCGCGAGTCCAAGGTTCTCCGGATGCGCTTCGGTATCGAGATGAACACCGACCACACCCTGGAAGAAGTCGGCAAACAGTTTGACGTTACCCGTGAGCGGATCCGTCAGATCGAAGCCAAGGCCCTGCGCAAACTGCGCCATCCTTCACGCTCCGATCACCTGCGTGGCTTCATCGACGATCAGGGCAATCAGGGATAA